A single window of Granulibacter bethesdensis DNA harbors:
- the glgA gene encoding glycogen synthase GlgA, translating into MRVLNVASEAYPWIKTGGLADVAGALPAALAEHDVDMRTLLPAYAGLRQRPETRPVHHYADLFGGAASILEARLTGGLTLYLLDAPHLYDRPGGPYTDANGQDWADNAERFAALCRVAADIALGILPDWTPDIVHAHDWQAGLVPAYLALSEAAPRPPVLFTIHNLAFQGVVPRDRLAALLLPPDSFSVDGVEYYGQIGLLKAGLHYADALTTVSPSYAREIQTDIGGMGLGGLLRDRAAVLNGVLNGIDMTEWNPAHDPHVKAHFDRNSLEHRTINREALRTRFGLDSSAGPLFGIVSRLTGQKGIDLVLNALPFLISQQAQLVVLGSGDKGLEQGLLQAAQTHPKQIAVFSGYDEALSRQIFSGADAMLIPSRFEPCGLTQLYAMRYGAVPIVSRVGGLADTIIDANTAACEAGVATGLMFQPDGQDSLIEPLSRAIRLFHQTEIWERLQHRGMETDSSWTLRSTAYVALYTQLLSPH; encoded by the coding sequence ATGCGTGTTTTGAATGTGGCTTCGGAAGCCTATCCATGGATCAAGACCGGAGGGCTGGCTGATGTTGCCGGGGCGCTTCCAGCCGCGCTTGCCGAACATGATGTGGATATGCGCACCCTGCTGCCTGCTTATGCCGGGTTAAGGCAGAGGCCGGAGACACGTCCGGTTCATCATTACGCCGATCTGTTCGGTGGAGCAGCCAGTATTCTTGAGGCCCGCCTCACCGGTGGACTGACCCTGTATCTGCTGGATGCACCGCATCTCTATGATCGTCCCGGTGGTCCTTATACGGATGCCAACGGGCAGGATTGGGCCGATAATGCCGAGCGCTTCGCCGCTCTCTGCCGGGTGGCAGCCGATATCGCCCTTGGCATTCTGCCGGATTGGACGCCGGATATCGTGCACGCGCATGACTGGCAGGCAGGGCTTGTCCCCGCCTATCTGGCTCTATCGGAAGCCGCACCAAGACCACCCGTCCTTTTTACCATCCATAATCTGGCTTTTCAGGGCGTTGTCCCACGGGATCGTCTGGCCGCCCTTCTTTTGCCGCCCGACAGTTTCTCGGTGGATGGAGTGGAGTATTATGGCCAGATCGGGCTGCTCAAAGCAGGGCTGCATTATGCCGATGCGCTGACCACCGTCAGCCCGAGCTATGCCCGTGAAATCCAGACCGATATCGGGGGCATGGGGCTGGGAGGATTGCTGCGCGACCGCGCCGCCGTGCTCAACGGCGTGCTGAACGGCATCGACATGACCGAGTGGAATCCGGCCCATGATCCGCATGTGAAAGCCCATTTCGATCGTAACAGCCTCGAACACCGGACCATCAATCGGGAGGCCCTGCGCACGCGGTTTGGATTGGATTCCTCAGCAGGCCCGCTCTTCGGCATTGTCAGCCGCCTGACCGGCCAGAAAGGGATTGATCTGGTTCTGAATGCTCTGCCTTTCCTGATCTCACAACAGGCTCAACTGGTCGTGCTGGGCAGCGGAGACAAGGGGCTGGAACAGGGATTGTTACAAGCGGCGCAAACTCATCCAAAGCAGATTGCCGTCTTTTCAGGATATGACGAGGCCCTGTCCCGCCAGATTTTCAGCGGCGCCGATGCCATGCTGATCCCCTCGCGTTTCGAACCATGCGGTCTGACCCAGCTTTACGCGATGCGTTATGGCGCGGTTCCCATCGTGTCCCGCGTGGGGGGCCTGGCAGACACCATCATCGACGCCAATACCGCCGCCTGTGAGGCAGGCGTTGCCACGGGACTGATGTTCCAGCCGGACGGACAAGATAGTCTGATCGAACCGCTCTCCCGCGCTATCCGGCTGTTCCATCAGACCGAAATATGGGAGCGGCTTCAGCATCGCGGCATGGAGACAGATAGCAGTTGGACCTTGCGGAGCACAGCCTATGTCGCGCTCTACACTCAGTTGCTCTCGCCCCATTAA